In the genome of Nymphaea colorata isolate Beijing-Zhang1983 chromosome 9, ASM883128v2, whole genome shotgun sequence, one region contains:
- the LOC116260175 gene encoding aspartic proteinase NANA, chloroplast-like, with protein sequence MAASRFLPVFLALVSAFISVPPSEANGGALHFRLVHRSQLEGARGDGEVDAFRRLDDITRRDQLRQKHIAETLRSPRRKAIESSFEAPILSGAYSGAGEYFVKLKIGSPARDYLLVADTGSDLTWTKCQEGVTVASSIGRRRATEACVPSSSFAPYKCSTDSCESLPFSTTVCPTPQSPCLYDYRYADGSFTKGTYGNDTVLVTAPDGSVTPIRDVLVGRSSDFQGVIFDKTDGVLGLGFSPISFAITTAQLYGGKFSYCLVDHLNRRDSNYLVFGNNSRASQLNIRYATLVLDSMIQPYYGIEVDGISMDGKMLPIPPAVWKFVFKEDSIAGGVIIDSGMTLTSLVKPAYDVVMSAFRSYFKDFPTFTQQPFDLCFNVTQLSPEQAKRAGPNLAWHFSGGAKFTPHIGSYVTVVAPNLKCIAIVPAAWPGISIIGNIHQQKYLWEFDLANGRLGFAPSLCTE encoded by the coding sequence ATGGCAGCCTCTCGATTTCTTCCCGTCTTTCTGGCTCTTGTCTCCGCCTTCATCTCCGTTCCGCCCTCCGAAGCCAATGGAGGAGCGCTGCACTTCCGCCTCGTCCACCGAAGCCAGCTGGAGGGCGCTCGCGGCGACGGCGAGGTCGACGCCTTCCGCCGCTTGGATGACATCACCAGACGGGACCAGCTTCGCCAGAAGCACATTGCCGAGACGCTGCGGTCCCCCCGCCGGAAGGCGATCGAGAGCTCGTTCGAGGCGCCGATCTTATCGGGCGCCTACAGCGGCGCCGGCGAGTACTTCGTCAAGCTGAAGATCGGTTCTCCGGCGAGGGACTACCTCCTCGTCGCCGACACGGGAAGCGACCTGACGTGGACGAAGTGCCAAGAGGGCGTGACGGTTGCGTCCTCTATCGGACGGCGCAGGGCGACGGAAGCTTGCGTCCCGTCGTCGTCCTTCGCCCCGTACAAGTGCTCAACCGACTCCTGCGAGTCCCTGCCCTTCTCTACCACCGTGTGCCCCACGCCGCAGAGCCCCTGCCTGTACGACTACCGATACGCGGACGGATCGTTCACGAAAGGCACGTATGGAAACGATACGGTTCTCGTCACGGCTCCGGATGGGAGCGTGACGCCAATCCGGGACGTTCTGGTGGGTCGCAGCTCGGATTTCCAGGGGGTGATCTTCGACAAGACGGATGGCGTCCTCGGCCTGGGTTTCAGCCCCATATCCTTCGCCATCACCACGGCGCAGCTCTACGGCGGGAAATTCTCTTACTGCCTGGTGGATCACCTCAACCGCAGAGACTCGAACTACCTTGTTTTCGGGAACAACTCCCGCGCGTCGCAGCTCAATATCCGATACGCGACTCTCGTCCTCGACTCGATGATCCAGCCCTACTACGGCATCGAGGTGGACGGGATCTCCATGGACGGCAAGATGCTACCGATTCCTCCTGCCGTGTGGAAGTTCGTCTTCAAGGAAGATTCCATCGCCGGAGGGGTGATCATCGACTCGGGCATGACCCTGACGAGTCTGGTCAAGCCGGCCTACGACGTCGTCATGTCCGCCTTCCGGTCCTATTTCAAGGATTTTCCGACGTTCACGCAGCAACCGTTCGATCTGTGCTTCAATGTCACTCAGCTGAGTCCAGAGCAAGCGAAGAGGGCGGGGCCCAATCTGGCCTGGCACTTCTCTGGAGGGGCCAAGTTCACGCCGCACATTGGCAGCTACGTCACCGTCGTAGCACCCAACTTGAAATGCATAGCCATTGTTCCGGCAGCCTGGCCAGGAATATCGATCATCGGCAACATCCACCAGCAAAAGTACTTGTGGGAGTTCGATTTAGCGAATGGCAGGTTGGGCTTTGCTCCTTCTCTCTGCACTGAATAG
- the LOC116260176 gene encoding aspartic proteinase NANA, chloroplast-like yields MGVARVLLVLISTFVAVPALSRPSPAADTNGEALQLRLFHRSELKFLQDAEDDPAGDAFRRFVEIARRDQLRQKHIARTLLSPRRRASEVSFEAPISSGAYAGVGQYFVKLNVGSPAKEHLLVADTGSDATWIKCQTGCAPSSSFVPYRCSSDSCKSLPFSLTTCPSPASPCLYDYQYADGSFTKGTYGNETVTFTSPDGTVSTIRDVLVGRSSEFEGTSFNKADGVLALGFSAMSFAIAAAQIYGAKFSYCLVDHLSMKDSNYLVVGDNPRVSNRSNLQFTPLVFDPRIQPFYGLQVDGISLDGKILPIYPSVWKFVFSNYSITGGAIIDSGMTLTSLVRPAYDVVLANFQSYFQDFPTFTQPPFDLCFNESQLSEEQRKKAGPQLGWHFAGGAKFMPHMDSYVSPVAPDQKCLTIVRAAWPGISVIGNIHQQKYLWEFNLENANLGFAPSLCSD; encoded by the coding sequence ATGGGAGTCGCTCGAGTACTTCTGGTCCTCATCTCCACCTTCGTCGCTGTTCCCGCCCTCTCTCGTCCTTCTCCGGCCGCCGACACCAATGGAGAAGCTCTGCAACTCCGCCTCTTCCACCGAAGCGAACTCAAATTCCTGCAGGACGCCGAGGACGACCCCGCGGGCGATGCGTTTCGCCGCTTTGTCGAGATTGCCAGACGCGACCAGCTTCGCCAGAAGCACATTGCCAGGACGCTGCTCTCTCCTCGCCGTAGGGCGTCCGAGGTCTCGTTCGAGGCGCCAATCTCGTCGGGGGCCTACGCCGGCGTCGGACAGTACTTCGTCAAGCTTAACGTCGGCTCTCCGGCGAAGGAGCACCTCCTCGTCGCCGACACAGGAAGCGACGCCACCTGGATAAAGTGCCAAACTGGATGCGCCCCATCGTCGTCCTTCGTTCCGTACAGGTGCTCATCCGATTCGTGCAAATCCCTGCCTTTCTCGTTGACGACGTGCCCCTCGCCGGCGAGTCCGTGCCTTTACGACTACCAATACGCCGACGGATCGTTCACAAAAGGCACATATGGCAACGAGACGGTTACCTTCACGTCACCGGATGGAACCGTCTCGACGATCCGAGATGTTCTTGTGGGCCGCAGCTCGGAGTTCGAGGGGACGTCCTTCAACAAGGCGGACGGCGTCCTCGCCCTGGGCTTCAGCGCCATGTCCTTCGCCATCGCCGCGGCGCAAATCTACGGCGCGAAATTTTCCTACTGCCTGGTGGATCACCTCAGCATGAAGGACTCTAACTACCTCGTCGTCGGAGACAACCCCCGCGTATCGAATCGGTCCAATCTGCAGTTCACACCGCTCGTCTTCGACCCGCGGATCCAGCCGTTCTACGGCCTCCAGGTCGACGGAATCTCGCTGGACGGCAAGATTCTCCCGATTTATCCTTCCGTCTGGAAATTCGTCTTCTCGAACTATTCGATCACGGGAGGGGCCATTATCGACTCGGGCATGACCCTTACGAGCTTGGTCCGGCCGGCCTACGACGTCGTCTTGGCCAACTTCCAGTCATATTTTCAGGATTTTCCGACGTTCACGCAACCACCGTTTGACTTATGCTTCAACGAGAGTCAGCTAAGCGAAGAGCAGCGGAAGAAGGCGGGGCCCCAGCTTGGGTGGCACTTCGCCGGCGGTGCCAAATTCATGCCGCACATGGACAGCTACGTCAGCCCTGTTGCGCCGGATCAGAAATGCCTAACGATAGTTCGGGCAGCCTGGCCGGGAATATCGGTCATCGGGAACATACACCAGCAGAAGTACCTGTGGGAGTTCAATTTGGAAAACGCTAACTTGGGTTTTGCTCCTTCTCTGTGTAGCGATTAG
- the LOC116260160 gene encoding pentatricopeptide repeat-containing protein At5g04780, mitochondrial-like isoform X1: protein MILLQPRSRFLLQILLNRVQNSFRCKYGCTQIHAHIIKSGHSDDNTLNNHMINIYFKFRSFGDAHQVFTEMHKPDLVSWTALITGYAQNGFEKDALLAFAKMHNLGVKSNEFTFPSVLKACSNMVALVQGMQIHCVVVVTGYESDVFVANTLVVVYAKCGKLSEARQLFDGMTIRNVVSWNALFSAYVKNDYSDQAIYLFDEMISCGQKPDEFSLSNLVNACTVCEDLSQGRRIHGYLIKLGYHLDIFSANALVDMYAKLGNLVDASQVFDGILEPDVISWNALIAGCALHGFHEEVLQMLEEMQGVGMVPNMFTLSSVLKASANLELQDIGKQIHSHVIKTGFKADIVVGVGLIDMYSKCGCLEDARKVFDSLPEHDLITWNALVGGCLQNGNAKEALSLAFCMWKDGINWNQTTLFTLLNAAASLQDDLICKQIHAHVLSSGFQEDIYVTNSLVDAYGKCDLIEDARQAFEECKDRDVASFTSMMSGYAHCGQGEEALKLFSAMLHEGLRPDCFICSTLLNACAYLSALEQGKQVHTHIVKLGFDLDVFSGNALVNMYAKCGCVEDANLAFLEIPQRGIVSWSAMIAGLAQHGHGIEALELFDQMLKEGIHPNHITLVSLISACNHAGLVKEATRYFDSMKSMFNIEPTQEHYSCMIDLLGRSGKLEQAKDLLNQMPFEPNATVWGALLAASRIHGNLELGQRAAEMLFKLEPEKSGTHVLLANMYAAKGMWENVAQVRRMLKDSRVKKEPGISWIEVKDKVHTFIVGDKSHSQTDKIYAKLDELNDLLNQAGYVPKVEFDLHDVEQSEKEILLFHHSEKLAVAFGLISTPPGTPIRVKKNLRICGDCHNAFKFICMIASREIIIRDINRFHHFKDGSCSCGDYW from the exons ATGATCCTTCTTCAGCCTCGCTCGAGGTTCCTCCTGCAGATCCTCCTCAATCGCGTCCAGAA CAGCTTCAGATGCAAATATGGATGCACACAGATACATGCCCATATTATAAAATCAGGACATAGTGACGATAACACACTGAATAATCATATGatcaatatttatttcaaatttcgAAGTTTTGGGGACGCTCACCAAGTGTTCACTGAAATGCATAAGCCGGATTTGGTGTCTTGGACCGCTCTCATCACTGGCTACGCACAGAATGGGTTTGAAAAAGATGCACTGTTAGCTTTTGCAAAGATGCATAATCTGGGTGTCAAGTCTAATGAGTTCACGTTTCCCAGCGTGCTCAAAGCATGCTCAAATATGGTAGCTTTGGTGCAAGGAATGCAGATTCATTGTGTGGTAGTTGTCACTGGCTATGAAAGCGATGTTTTTGTTGCTAATACATTGGTAGTAGTGTATGCAAAATGTGGGAAGCTTTCAGAAGCGCGCCAGCTCTTTGATGGAATGACCATAAGAAATGTGGTGTCATGGAATGCATTGTTTTCTGCTTATGTAAAGAATGATTACAGTGATCAAGCTATCTATTTGTTTGATGAGATGATTTCTTGTGGTCAGAAACCTGACGAATTCAGTTTATCCAATTTGGTCAATGCATGCACTGTGTGTGAGGATTTGAGTCAAGGGAGGCGAATTCATGGATATTTGATAAAACTGGGATATCATCTGGATATATTTTCAGCTAATGCGCTTGTTGATATGTATGCAAAACTTGGTAATCTGGTGGACGCATCACAAGTTTTTGATGGTATATTAGAGCCAGATGTTATTTCTTGGAATGCTTTAATTGCTGGTTGTGCTCTTCATGGATTTCATGAGGAAGTTTTACAGATGCTGGAAGAAATGCAGGGGGTGGGAATGGTGCCAAATATGTTCACACTGTCCAGTGTACTTAAAGCGTCTGCTAACTTGGAGTTGCAGGATATTGGAAAGCAGATTCATTCGCATGTCATCAAGACAGGTTTCAAAGCTGACATTGTTGTTGGTGTTGGCCTGATTGATATGTACTCAAAGTGTGGTTGTTTGGaggatgcaagaaaagtttttgatTCCCTACCTGAACATGATCTGATTACATGGAATGCATTGGTTGGAGGTTGTCTGCAAAATGGGAATGCGAAAGAAGCTCTCTCTCTAGCTTTTTGCATGTGGAAGGATGGAATTAATTGGAACCAAACTACTCTCTTTACATTGCTCAATGCTGCTGCTAGTCTGCAGGATGATTTAATCTGCAAACAGATCCATGCACATGTTCTAAGCTCTGGATTTCAAGAAGACATTTATGTAACAAATAGTCTAGTTGATGCCTATGGCAAATGTGATTTGATAGAAGATGCTAGACAAGCTTTTGAGGAATGCAAAGATAGAGATGTTGCATCCTTCACCTCCATGATGTCAGGTTATGCTCATTGTGGACAAGGGGAGGAAGCATTGAAGCTATTTTCTGCAATGCTACATGAAGGTCTCAGACCAGATTGTTTCATATGCAGCACCCTCCTCAATGCATGTGCTTACTTATCTGCACTTgaacaaggaaaacaagtgCATACTCACATTGTGAAACTAGGTTTTGACTTGGATGTGTTTTCTGGAAATGCGTTGGTTAACATGTATGCAAAGTGTGGATGCGTTGAGGATGCAAACCTTGCTTTCCTTGAAATCCCACAGAGGGGCATTGTCTCGTGGTCAGCAATGATCGCTGGGCTTGCACAACATGGACATGGAATTGAGGCTCTTGAGTTGTTTGATCAAATGCTTAAAGAAGGCATCCATCCCAATCATATAACTTTGGTTAGCCTCATATCAGCATGTAATCATGCAGGACTTGTCAAGGAGGCTACTAGGTACTTTGATTCAATGAAATCAATGTTCAACATTGAACCAACACAAGAACACTATTCGTGCATGATTGATCTTCTTGGCCGTTCAGGTAAGCTGGAACAAGCTAAGGATCTTTTAAATCAAATGCCTTTTGAGCCTAATGCGACAGTGTGGGGCGCTCTTCTAGCTGCTTCAAGGATTCATGGCAATCTGGAATTGGGCCAACGAGCTGCAGAAATGCTTTTCAAACTTGAACCTGAGAAATCAGGAACTCATGTTCTTCTTGCAAACATGTATGCTGCAAAGGGCATGTGGGAGAACGTGGCTCAGGTGAGAAGAATGCTTAAAGATAGCAGAGTGAAAAAGGAGCCAGGCATTAGCTGGATTGAAGTCAAAGATAAGGTTCATACCTTTATAGTAGGAGATAAAAGTCATTCGCAGACAGATAAGATATATGCTAAATTAGATGAGTTGAATGATCTCTTGAATCAAGCAGGCTATGTGCCCAAGGTTGAATTTGATCTGCATGATGTGGAGCAAAGTGAGAAGGAGATActtctcttccaccacagtgAGAAGTTGGCTGTAGCCTTTGGACTCATAAGTACTCCTCCTGGGACTCCAATTCGAGTGAAGAAAAACCTTCGAATTTGTGGTGATTGCCATAATGCTTTCAAGTTTATATGCATGATTGCATCACGGGAGATTATTATTAGAGATATCAATCGTTTCCATCACTTTAAGGATGGATCTTGTTCCTGTGGTGATTATTGGTAA